DNA from Onychomys torridus chromosome 1, mOncTor1.1, whole genome shotgun sequence:
GCCCTGGGCTCCCACAGTGGCCTCTATGCTGCCCTCATTACTCCAGATCACACTCCAGATACTTTTGATATGGTGTGTCTTCTAAGCATTCATTTTTTTGGCGACTTCCCTCTCCAAGGTCCTTGTAAAGCCTCACAGAAGTGACTGGTCTCTGCTGTTGCCTGGCAGGGAGGGAATGAGCACCATCCCGTGTATAATGCTGACCATAGGTTATTATACCTCTGTCAGAGTCTCACCAAGATGTCATTCTCTGTACAGTGCTTCCCTACTACAAATGGCGGGGGGTGGCgggggtgtgtgtgtaagtggttGGTACTTTCTCTCTCAAAGCCCAGGCCTAAGAGGACAGGGAACTGCCtctagctctctctgccttgcaaACACCAAGCTGTAGTCTACAGtaaaaaaagacatttcatcTGCTACTGACATGTAAAACACTACTAGTAACTTCTTTCCCTTGTTGGTCCCTGAAGTTCAGAGACTCAGTAATGGAAGAATTGATTGCAGACGGATGAAGTAAGGGGCATGTATAAAGTCTCCTTTTACAAATATGGATAAACTCCATgctgaattcttttttaaaaggcatttcaGCTCTTGCACAGATTTGTGTGTGCAGAGAACCATCTAGTCCTCACTAATGTAAAATGCAACACCCTTTTGTGACCAGCATGGGAAAGCAGCATTTGAGAGCCATACAGATGATGTATGTTCAGGCCAAGGGGTGCAAATCTGCAATCTTCAAGGGAGGAAAGAGTATCCGTAATATCACTGGCTTGGCCACTTGTCAAGACATTTAAGAGCTCTACATCACCTGCTCATTTGGGTAATGACTGTTCAAGGCAAAGGCAAATCCAGGATACCTATCCTAGGTGCTAACCACATGAGACCAGCCAGCAGTAGTAGATATCTAATGCACAGGCTGACTCTTATCGCAAGGCCAAAGAATAGATGCATTCTCATGCTTATGTGCTTTCACATccagtgttttattaaaaacCATGTTGTCCCTGAATAGCTGTCATTAACCAAATCACTAAGACGCTGTGCAAACCCCTACTGAGTCATCCTAAACTGGGTCTTACCTTGGTGTTCCTCCTTAGACTTCGAAGGATATTCCTCCTCCTGGGGTCCTCATCTGTTTCATATGGAATGACAGCATTGTCCCCTTTATAACCCTGGGATGCCtgatcctcctctttcttccgAATGGGTCCCAGCTCATCATCACTCCCCACACTAAAGCTGGTGCGGTAACTAGCAAAGCGCCCCAGCCGGCTGCATCTCGTCCTGTACAGCACAGGCTTACTCACGGCTGATACCTTGCGGCCTCGCTCTAGAGAACTCGTGTCCATTTCACTGTCAGAACCATTGCCACTACCATTAGACTGGGCTTTGTTGATGTTCCGAATGGTTATGATCTTGCCCTGGGTGCTGTCGTGGGGCACAGAGTATATGTTTTCTTCCTCATTCCTTGGCTTGACCACAGCATCCATTGGCTCTGCGTAGTCAGAAGGATCAAACCCGTCCTGAGGCAGCCAGGGGCTAGAAGACACAgacttcctctgtccctcccgaTGGCCTTGGTCTAGGTAGGAGAGATCTTTTGTGATCTCAAAATGGACAGGAGGCTTTGGTTTGACTGGTGGAGGTACTTTGTTGTTCAGTTTACTCTCAAAATTGCTCATTATGAAAGACAGCCCATCATTTCCCTCCAGCTCCATAGAGAACTTGGAATGGTCTTTGGACAGGGAGGGCAATGTTGCATCTTCCCGAAACAGGTGGTATGATGGAGGCTCCACGTCTTCCTCTGAATCCTGTAAGTTTGAGTTGCAGAGCGGTGACCCGGCCCTGGGGGAGTTGAACACTTCTTCAGTGGTGCTGCAGGCCTCAGCAACATTATCATACATGTGTGTGGCCTCGATTATGTTCTTTTTCTCCACCACGTCTTTAAAAAAGGGGTGAAAGATCTCAAGTTTATGCTGGGGCTGGCTACAAGGGATGCTTGTGAACCTCCCATCAATTTCTTGTGCAATTTCCTCCCCCTCTGTCAGCTGCTCTCGACTTAAGTCATTGTCCAGGACATCTATAGCGCCATCAGTGAGTGCAACAAGCTGGATGGGGATAATATCCTGCACTTCACAAAGAAAGGCACGTAACATTGCCAAGGAGGCCTTACGTTTGGCTGAATAAAAAACAATGTACCCATGAACCAACCGGCTCTTTCGGATGCTGAACGAGGAATGGTATGAAAGAACAGATAGCTCAATGCGCTTCTTGTGTAGTCCAATTGGAAGTTCAAGTAAAACAGAGTTGCTGCTCCCACAGTGGGAAGATTTACAGGTTTGGGACTGCAGGACAGGAGAGAGTATGTCATCTGCACTAAAGGGATCGCCACACATCAGACACATGACAATTCGAAGGTCCACATCAGCCAAGTCTTTGATACTAGCAGTGGAGCTCACCAGGTTTAAGTTGCGCTTAGAATCCAGGAGTCCCTTCAGAACCTGACTGATCTGCTTCTCATTAATATTGCGCCCGTAACCAATGCCAGCAGAAGCAGGATCAAGAAAGACACACTGCAGTTTGCTAGCAATCTGCTGGCCTTGTTGTATTAAGCTGTGCAGAGTCTCTCCACTTGTGTCCCCTCTCTTGTTCACTAAAATTAAGGTCAAGGGGAGGTGAACTAAGTGATTATCCCGCCTTCCCAGTGTGGACTCTCTGCTCTTCTCTATACTCTCCACCACATAGGACAGCGACTCCTTTGAATTgtaaaggcagaggcagccatGGGGTTGGAAGGTTGGTGTCTGGAAAGAGTTCACAGGAAGCCTGACATTCCCCTCTATTGGCCTCAGGGAAAGCTCATACATCTTACCATCTATCacatatttgtcatcatttgtaCAAAGAGCTCGAATTTCATTGGCCAACTCTCGGGCAAGGCCATCTTTGCCTAAGATAACCAAATTGATCCTATCAATATTGGGGTCAGACAGAGAGTTCTTCTGATTCCTATCAGATGGTCGGATAAAGCGAGAACTAATCAAGTGCTCTATCTTAGCATCTACACAAGCTGGGCAGCTAGGGCATGTCTCCTTCGTGGGGTGGTACACAAAATGAATGTGCTTCAGAATGAGGGCATCACGCTCTGCCTGGAGCTTTTGCAATGCTTTAAATCTCTGCTCTTCCCCCAAAACATCCTGGATGACACCCATCTTTTCCTTGCTGGGTTTGGCATCCAGCTCCAACTCATAAAACAATTCTGAGTACTCTAAAAGTAACTCCTGGAACTCTTCCTTTGCTCGGTCTATAATCTGTTTTTGGTGTTTGCCATAGATGTCCATGTACACTGATTCTTCCAGCCACTGGTAAAAGTCTTCATTCATAATAAAACTACGAGCTTCTTCCCAAGGTTTCCCGGGAGTTATGAAAGGAGAGGTCTCCAGGTTTTCTTTGAATGCCTTTCGCATCTCAGCTCTCTTCCTCTCATTCCTCAGCTTCTCCAAGTGGGTCTCATACAGCTGCTCAGCAGGGACAGTATCCATCAAGTCAAAGGGAATCCGCTCATTTTCCATGTTGTCAATGTGGCTGGTGGCGtcccatggtgtctcttcaagtACAACAAACCACTTTAAGAACTCTGGCTTGGTCTCTAAGAGTTTTTTGGCTTTAATGCAGCTCAGGTGGTCTACTTCATCTAGATTAGGTATGAGGGCTTCAAAAGCCAGCGGCAGGGCTGCCAGGTAGAGTTTTCTCCGGCGCTCAATATGCTCATGCTTGAGGCGGTGGATGTGCTGCAGGAAGAGCTTCTTGGCCTTCTGTGTCCCTTCCAGGTAGACATAGTCCTGGTACTCAGGGGAGGCCTGCATCTTTCGGCTGACATTCAGCCAGTTCTCATTGTGATTTTTCACAATTCGGCTCACCAACCACTCATATTTGTCCTTTGCTGTAGCTATTTGCTGACTCTGCTGCTTGAGGGCTTCGAAGTAAGGAATGATTTTTGTCTTCCCTCGACTCTTATCAATGAGTTGCACTAAAGTACTGAAAGCCAAGTCCACATTCACATTGGATCTTGCTGAGGTCTCTACAACCTGGAGGTTCTTTTTGCTTAAGGCAAAAGTATGTGCATCTCTAATGTACCGCTCAACACCCTCATCACACTTAGTCAGGACTACCACtatgggcttttttgtttttgcaagctGATTGTAGAGATTGGAGACGAACTTGAGCTGGTCATCGAAGTTCCTGTTCATGCCCCTGCTAACATCAATGCCCAGAAGGAAACCGTCAACCAGCAGCTTTCCATCTGGCATCTGTTTCTGCTCAAAGTCCTGTTCCAGCCCCAGCTggtcagtgcaaaaatacatgaGTTTTTCAGCTGATGCGAGCTTGGTGGCCGCAGCTCTCTTGATGTAGGGCTGCAGTGCCGTGCTTCGATGAGGTTGAAAAGTCTGATCATCAATGAACTCAGTCTGCTCCACAATGTGCATCTTACATTCCACGCAGTCCTCCAGGGAGCGGCTAACTTCTCCCCAGTAGAGAAAGTGGTCATTATTGACCACCCGCCCACCAAAGTCActggtgctgagaacagaagtgTGGTCCAGGTGAAAATCATCTGCACTTGGGCGCACAAAACGATTACATAGACAAGACTTCCCAATGCCGCACTGGCCTTTCTCCTTCTCAGTCCCGGACAATCCCACCACGCTGATGTTGTAGGTGGGGATTCGAACATCTTGCTTTCTTGCCATCATCATCTTCGAAACATCCTGCCACAATCAGCTACTTCCAAGATCAGATTAGTGTTCTGCAGTAGGGTGAGAAGACTTCTCAGCAGTGCTGGTGGAGCCTCGCTGCCCAAGCAGCACAAGTGTCAGGTCCCATAGTGTTCTAAACCAGCATGATGTCAGTTCTTACTTCTTCTCATCGCCAAATAGCCAACATGTCTGCCTAGATGGAggggggaaaagaaaaaccatcACCATCCAAACTCTAGTTTAACCATTAAATTACAATAAAAGTGTTTTTTAACCTAACAAATATTTAGTAAACCTAATGTGCCAGGCCTTATGCAGGGTGAGTGATTAAGGCTGACATCTGAGTTGTTGAGACagttcagagggtaaaggtgtttgctgtgtaagcctgacaacccaggttcaattcctggatCCCAATGAGAAAGGGGAAAACCAattccccaaagttgtcctctgacttccacacacgctgtggcacatgcatgcctatACAGGAGGAGGTATACAGATACACCGTAcacaatgataatgataataataataataaaaaaggctaATATCAATGTGTTTTCAAACAGGATAGTCTAAACCAAGACAGGAAGATATAAATAAGGAGAGTGTAAAACACTAATGTGACAAGTGAGGGCTCTGTAGGAAACATGGCTAACTCCAAGGCAGGGTGGATACAagaaatgtcttttgttttgttttgtttttgagacagttttcctgtgtagctctggttatcTTGGacttgaaactcagagatccacctgtctctgtctcccaagtgctgagaataaagacaTGCCTGACTGATCCAGAAATGCCttgtacaaataaaaataatgggaCATTCCACAAGGGCAATGGTGTCATCCTGAAGGGGCTCCCATGAGTAAGGTCTAGGATTATGtgagaaccaaaaaaaaaaaaaaaaaaaagtatacacacacacacacacacacacacacacacacacactaatgaatTACATCTTACTGCAAAAAATATGAACTAAAGCCCAAACAATTGAATCAGACAAGCGTCATGATGTTGACAGGTAATTCAAGTGTCTCTTAAGACTGCCTATTAATTATCAGGAAGAAAAAAGCCCTCAATAGTAATTATAGGGGAGAAAGCAGATAACACCTTCACTCGGTAATCAAAATTCACATCATCAATGTGGTACGGaagcacttaggagactgaggcggGAAAAGCACTAGTGCAGGagtagccttggctacagagaaagaatggggaggagggaagagaaaggaggaaggaaagagcaaaGCTTCCAGGGAAGACTCATAATACTGCTTTCAAAATTTACTACAAAGCTACAACAGTCAAAACAGTCCTGCAGTGATATGAAGATAAATAAAGACCAATGggggaaaaccaaaacaaagctcACTGCTAAATCATCATATATATCactgaatgactttttttttggggggggggtggtttgagacaggatctcacttaagtagccctgaaactcactatgtaaaccagactggcctcaaactcagagagatctacctgcctctgtcactatgcctggctggcTAAATGACTTTTGACAAGGCTGTTGAAACCATTCATTGGGAAAGAATATACTTTTTAACAGTTGATGCTGGGGAAAGTGAATCTTCACACAGGAAAGGACGGAAGTAGGTCTTTATCTACATCATATACACACCCTAGAGCTGAGGATGTGACTCAGATgttagagtgcttatctagcatgtgATAGGCACtaagttcaattaaaaaaaaaaaaaaaaaaactctagcagtgtggtggtggtggtgcacactttaaatCCCTTAAGCACTTGGGAAGtaagaggcaggcaaatttctgtgaaTCCAAGGTCAACTTAGTCCACATATCGAGTTTCAGGGTACCaagactacacagtaagaccctgtctcaaaaacacccaaccaaccaactaaacaaacaactctaaatggatcaaaacTAAAACTACAAAATGTAGAAGAAAACCTAGGGCAAAAGACCCCCATGAGCATTGGTGGGTGGTGTATAGATGAgagctggccaccaagcctgtcGAAGATGTAACCCCATCAAGCAGATACTCTGACTGTACATGCATACTGCAAGCACATAAGCAcatctacacatgcacatacatacatacagtcaaTTCTAAAAACGATTTATAACAGTAGACTGTTTCTATCTTAAGAGTTGTCAGAACAAGAAAGTGTAATGCTGGTTGCCATGGCTGAGGGAAGGAGTGAACAAGGACCCTGCATTCACACAAAAAATGAAGTCACAGGGATGAGATAGTAATGGtaaaatattatgaatattttaacaCTTATGAACTGTGTACTAAAAATGGCTAATTTTGTGTTACATGCCATTTACACAATAAAATTAATTGGGTTGAGGGGATATAGATCAGTGATATAAAGAACACTTGACTaggaataaatcagaaaaaattaATACAAGTGTTTATGAAGTGGATGGCTACCCTGAGATAAAGTATCCCTACTTTTAGAGAAGTTATACTACAGTACTTTGGAGGGAAAGAGCCAAAGCGAATGTAAATGTTCAGAAAACAGCTGTCTGAAGAAGAGTGAGAATTGCTGAAGGGACTGTAGCCGcctcagtagagtgcttgcttagcatgaacAAAATCCTGGGCTTGACCCTCATCCCATAAACCGGAAGTGGGAGTGCCTGccgtaatcctaacacttgagaggtacagacagacagaagacctGGCTATGCAAGGCCATGGACAAAGCTGTGTGTCGTATGAGAacctttcaaaataaaacaagcaaaaccattgcaaatgaataaaatgttaacaGGTAAATCTGGATTAAAGTATGGGTgcaggctagttttatgtcagcttgacacaagctagagttatctaaaaggaggaaacttcaattgaaaaaaatgcctccatgaagATTTGGCTGTCTgtccttttcttaattagtaattgatgggggagggcccagcctactgtgggtggtgccatccctgggatggtggtcctggattcgttaagaaagctagccagcaagcagcacttctccaaggcctctgtgtcagctcctgcctccaggttcccgcccttcttgagttcctgccctcactgcttttgaagaTGAACTGTTCTATGGAATGGTGAGAgtgaaatacaccctttcctcctcaagttgcttttggtcatggtgtttcatcacagcaacagtgaccctaactaagacagcatatATGATACTCCTTTGTGTTGTTTTTACTGTTATCAACGACAAATTCTCAGGAGTATGAAAACATGCAGTGTAAATTTTCAAGTGTGTCCATCTGTGACACTTAGGAAGGAACAATTCCTGCAGTGGCTACAAAGGACGTGCAAGGCTCTTGAAAGACAGCCTTCTAGACTGACACAGCTCCATCCCAGGTGATCACTGCAGAGCGGGTCAGACAAAGGGAGTGGACTCTACAAGGACTGCTTCCTCAACAGGCAAAAAGGTCAGCCTCGTTGGGGGAACCAGCAAGAATACAGAGGGCACGGAGAGAAGATGGGCCGGACACAGGGGCTAGGCTGAGCCACTTAGAATAATGcaatctctttcttcccctctccctctctctggtttttcgagacagggtttctctgtgaagccctggctgtgttggaatttactctgtagatcaagctgtccacaaactcagagatccgcccatctttgcctccagagtgctgggattgatgaCGTGTGCCACCATCATGTGGCTACTAGTCTTTCACTGGCCAGGACAGGAAGAGGTAACACAGGATGAGGGAGGAATTATAAGGACCTAAAGTTTTAACCATTTCAGTCATTAACAAGCTGTTATCTTGGTGTCACACAGTCTTCAGCAACCTTTCAGCTGAAGTAAGTAAATAAACTGCCCTTGGCTACTTCTGCACACACGGGCCTCTCTGGCACCTACTATTCTGTGGCATGGACATTCACTTGCAAACTAAAGTGTAACTGTGTGACTGCCAACTCTGCAGCCAAGCAAACAGTCTCCTGAGACTACCTAAAATAGCAAGCAGACCAATTTTCTTTTGAATCTCATTTACATCTGGTAGGAAGCTGATATTCCTATAAactttatgcttttaaaaaaaaaaaagatttattttatttattatgtacacagtgttcttcctgcatgtgtctttgaaggccagaagagggcgccagatctcactagacatggttgtgagccaccatgtgggtgctgggaattgaactcaggatctctggaagagcagtcactgctcttaaccactgagccatctcttcagccccaacttCATGCTTTCGTGTGTCTTACAGAAATGTCAAGAAATCAGATCcttaaactttttaaagattattggttgtttttcccccccctggtgttttgagacagggtttctcagtgtaataaTTCTGGCTGTACTGGGATTCAATTCGTAGACCAcgctatcctcgaactcacagagatccccctgcctctgcctcctgagtgctgggattacaggcgtgcgccaccaccacccggctagagtatgagtgttttgtctacatgtatgtatgtgcaccttgtacatgcctgatgcccatggaggtcaagAAGAGTGTTGGAGTCCCTCCAAaatggagttatggatgtttgtgagccattatgtgggtgctggagggaAAAAACTCAGGTtacctgcaagagcaacaagtgctcttaactgttgggtCATTTCTCttgaccagtggttctcaacctgtgggtcatgactcttgggggtgggggtcaaatgaccctttcacaggggttacctaagaccatccCAAAAACACAGATACtttcattattattcataacagtagcaaaattacagttaagaagtagcaatgaaaataattttatggttcagggggtcaccacaacatgaggaactgtattaagggttgcagcattaaaaaggttggaaactgccaggcagcacacgcccttaatcccagcactcctaatcccagcactccggaggcggaggcagaggcagaggcagaggcaggtggatctctgtgagttctaggatagcgtGGTCTACGAATTGAATTCCAGTACAGCCAGAattgttacactgagaaaccctgcctcaaaacaccacaaaaaaaagggtgtggggtgggggtgggggtggggaagcactGCTTTAGACCCAAAcatcatggtttttgtttttgttttggtgcttTTGTGTGGTGCTAGGAGTGGAACCAAATACTCTGCAACTGCTGAGCCACGCCCCCAGGCTCTTCACAGGTGAATTCTAAGTAAGCTAAGCCATGTTCCcagttctctcccttcccccttccttttatTGTTTCAACTTggtgtaatcctcctgcctctgttttttcctttgacacaggatctcacaggcaagccttgaactctaTGTTCCTCCAGTCCCAGCCtcttacaggtgtgaaccactgGGCTCAGTAACACCCCATTTGATTCTGAGGGACAAGAGAGGAGCACTGCTGTCCACTGGGATGACAACCACGTGGCCACAGGTCACATCTAAACGTTTTCATGACAATTCGGAAGACCCAAACTTCTAAAGAAACCTGAGAAGACGCAGCATGTAAAAAACTGTTTCAAAAGAGAAACTACAAGGTCTATGTGTGAACAGCTGCCTATAAATGACAAGCTTCAAGTCAAATTGCACAAGCCAGCAGGAACAGGCAGGGCACCTGAAAGAAAAACCTTCCCTCCACTTCTCTAATGACTGCcacataaacaaaatgaagagctGCCTGTAGATATCTCAAGGGTATttactgccccccacccccagaacaaGAAAGAGCCATATAAAAATCAACAAGCTTGGCACGGGTCTGTAGTGTACCGTTTGTTTTCATCTGTGACAAGAGGGTGACAGCGCTGGGAAAGGTCTGCTGATGAAGCCCCAAGTCAAGGGTGCTCAGCCAACAAAGCTCTTCCCTATCAAGTCCTCACCCCAGGGACAGGGGTCACAAGGTCTCAAACTCACCTATCTTGAAACATACTTAGCAACAGCGTCCTCCTTGGAGTGACTATTGCATGTAACTGGCAATCTGTGACTTGGCTCTCTGTACAGTAGGTCTAATAACACATCCCTTCCCAGAAACCTCAGGGAGGACaatgaaacaacaaaaatgggCTCAAATTTGAAGCAAAAATGCATCACCTGTTCAATCCTTGCTTCGTTCTAATTTTCAAATGGTAGGATGGTAAGCTGCAGTAAGCTGAAATGAGAAGAACAGCCCTAACTCTGAAGAGGATAGTTACTAATAATGTATGCAGTTTtgctgctgttttgagacagggactcattagtaactgaggctgaccttgaactttaaTTCCTGCTCAGCCTTCTGGGCACGTTAGGATTCCAGACAGATATGTGCCACCTTGTCTGAATACAACTGATAATTTAAACTCCAAATTATGTTCACAGCCAAAAATGTTACCAAACCTAAAAATCAGGTGGCATGGAAGTAGTTAATTTTTGAGCACCTGGTAACTTAGAAACCTAGTAAGTCCCTTAGTGTACCTGCACTCTAAGCTTTGATGTCTGGATAATGCAGTTTTACTAGTTCCTCAATTGGACTGAATTACACAGTAAACAAAGCTGGATATAAATCTAAGGATGTCTCAAATATTTAGTTTAAAGGAAATAACTTTAAGTGCCTGGCCACATTCATGTTCAACTTTTCAAAGAGGTGGCTAAAAAAATTAGCAGAGCCACTAAACTTAATGATCAAAAGACCataaagagagcagagagaacaaggaaggtgTGTCCAAGACTTCATGATGTCcaatgtcctcaaactcacatctGGTGagaaacaaattctttttttttctttttttctttcttttttttttttttaaagtaaaagagacagggtttctctatgtaacagccctggctagacaggaactccctttgtagatcaggctggcctcaaacttacagagatctgcctacctctgcctcaggagtgctgatattaaaggcatgcaccgctaAACCCGGCTGAAAAACAAATTCTTAATGGGAAACTAAGGAACAAAATTAATTATGCATTCCAGTGATTTTCCAGCACTAGTCTTTTCAAAAGTGGAGAGTGAAAACAGaggaaacacatctttaaaactgactcaggggctggaaaggtgaCTCAAATGGTTAAAAGTACTTTTTGCTTTTGcaaagggcctgagtttggttttcatcacccacatggtggctcacaaccaccagtgaCTCCCTAGCACTCATATGGtgtacattcatacacataaactaaatctagaaaataaataaaaccaacccAAGCTGCTGTAATGGCTCATGCTtgtgatgccagcactcaggatgctgaagc
Protein-coding regions in this window:
- the Arhgap35 gene encoding rho GTPase-activating protein 35 encodes the protein MMMARKQDVRIPTYNISVVGLSGTEKEKGQCGIGKSCLCNRFVRPSADDFHLDHTSVLSTSDFGGRVVNNDHFLYWGEVSRSLEDCVECKMHIVEQTEFIDDQTFQPHRSTALQPYIKRAAATKLASAEKLMYFCTDQLGLEQDFEQKQMPDGKLLVDGFLLGIDVSRGMNRNFDDQLKFVSNLYNQLAKTKKPIVVVLTKCDEGVERYIRDAHTFALSKKNLQVVETSARSNVNVDLAFSTLVQLIDKSRGKTKIIPYFEALKQQSQQIATAKDKYEWLVSRIVKNHNENWLNVSRKMQASPEYQDYVYLEGTQKAKKLFLQHIHRLKHEHIERRRKLYLAALPLAFEALIPNLDEVDHLSCIKAKKLLETKPEFLKWFVVLEETPWDATSHIDNMENERIPFDLMDTVPAEQLYETHLEKLRNERKRAEMRKAFKENLETSPFITPGKPWEEARSFIMNEDFYQWLEESVYMDIYGKHQKQIIDRAKEEFQELLLEYSELFYELELDAKPSKEKMGVIQDVLGEEQRFKALQKLQAERDALILKHIHFVYHPTKETCPSCPACVDAKIEHLISSRFIRPSDRNQKNSLSDPNIDRINLVILGKDGLARELANEIRALCTNDDKYVIDGKMYELSLRPIEGNVRLPVNSFQTPTFQPHGCLCLYNSKESLSYVVESIEKSRESTLGRRDNHLVHLPLTLILVNKRGDTSGETLHSLIQQGQQIASKLQCVFLDPASAGIGYGRNINEKQISQVLKGLLDSKRNLNLVSSTASIKDLADVDLRIVMCLMCGDPFSADDILSPVLQSQTCKSSHCGSSNSVLLELPIGLHKKRIELSVLSYHSSFSIRKSRLVHGYIVFYSAKRKASLAMLRAFLCEVQDIIPIQLVALTDGAIDVLDNDLSREQLTEGEEIAQEIDGRFTSIPCSQPQHKLEIFHPFFKDVVEKKNIIEATHMYDNVAEACSTTEEVFNSPRAGSPLCNSNLQDSEEDVEPPSYHLFREDATLPSLSKDHSKFSMELEGNDGLSFIMSNFESKLNNKVPPPVKPKPPVHFEITKDLSYLDQGHREGQRKSVSSSPWLPQDGFDPSDYAEPMDAVVKPRNEEENIYSVPHDSTQGKIITIRNINKAQSNGSGNGSDSEMDTSSLERGRKVSAVSKPVLYRTRCSRLGRFASYRTSFSVGSDDELGPIRKKEEDQASQGYKGDNAVIPYETDEDPRRRNILRSLRRNTKKPKPKPRPSITKATWESNYFGVPLTTVVTPEKPIPIFIERCIEYIEATGLSTEGIYRVSGNKSEMESLQRQFDQDHNLDLAEKDFTVNTVAGAMKSFFSELPDPLVPYSMQIDLVEAHKINDREQKLHALKEVLKKFPKENHEVFKYVISHLNKVSHNNKVNLMTSENLSICFWPTLMRPDFSSMDALTATRSYQTIIELFIQQCPFFFYNRPISEPPGAAPGSPSAVAPTVPFLTSTPSTSQPSPPQSPPPTPQSPMQPLLSSQLQAEHTL